TGATTTAGTGCTACTTCTATGAATATCCCTTCTATTCAGTCTCGCCAATTCGGACCgattttcactttgttttctgaAACTAATTCTAGGGTACTAATCATTTTCTTGGTCACGTTGCTCTTGGGGGTGTTTTGGGAAACCTGAAATGCCTGCACAGGGTCTTGCTAACACGtttttgtttggacgaacggaggcaagatggtgcacttccgggttcttcttcaccaccaactcttcccacccgcgcgaaaatgcagccggcgcccgggaaggtgcagaccaactgggcatgcgccaggtgacgtcaatccgaagagaccaagatttacctggtcgcacctgtggaacgcccctgacacgcccgtgccccgcctattgccctcccactcctagaaaagccgctctccgccattgagccaggcggccttcttgcagccccacttctgtcgggatgtcgggactgtgggaagtctgtccgagagccccaccgccgggagactctgccggcctcctttgccggaggccgacagacttctcccgcacaccttaggttaccaaaataaacgtgcagttttgcgcctgacctttgcctacttgctggttcttttgcgcccgctcggctggtcttagaaaaacaagacagttttAATTTAAGGTGTTTAGGAGAAAGGGAGGCAGTCGCTTTGAGGGAAGAAATGAACAGCACCACCTGCGTGTGCACGTTGGCAAAAATATGTTTACGCTGTACGGACAGAAGAATGTTTCCCCTTAAACCATAACATTGAAAATACAAGAGctcggcctggcgcggtggctcacgcctgtaattccagcactttgggaggccgaggtgggcagatcgcctgagctcaggaattcgagactaccctgggcaacatggtgaaaccccatttctattaaaatacaaaaaaattaaacgggtgtggtggtggaggcctataatcccagctactcaggaggctgaggcacgagaatcacttgagtctgggaggcagaggttgcagtgagctgagatcgcaccactgcactccagcctgggctagactctgtctcaaaaaaaagaaaacagaagagctgATATTGATTAAAGGCTGTGTGGTTATATAAGAACCAGATTCACATGCCAAATCTTAAATCACAAAGAACACTCAAGTGTAAAACCATGAGAGTTACTCGAGCGTGGGATTAGATTTTCCATTGCCTTTGAAGGCAGAGAGAGGCACCGCTCTGGCTAGAGCATCTGAAGATTTGTTTGCTGTAATTCACTTGTAATTTGTGAGGGCCCTACCTAGAAGCAGGATATCCTTTCTCCCTGAACCAGGATGTTGCCCAGAGtctaagaaaggaaagagacaaagCCCCAGGACATGGCACATTATCCCGAAAGGCATCCCTTGCAGAATCAGACAGGACAGACCACTGACATGGGCTGCACCGGCCTTTCTCTCCAGGCAGTTGCTCTCTGGAGGAGCTCTCGCTTCCGATTTCTGCAAGGGAAATGGGATGCACTTCCCAAAGCTGATGGGCAGTACATGATCCAGGCTCACCAGCACTTCCGCCTTTCTCTACAGATTCCTAGTAGCAGCATGCCAGGTCTTTACATTGTTCTAGACATTGTGTCTTCTGCAAAGAAAGGTATGTGTAGGAATGAAAGGGGTCTTTCTACCTGGGTTCCCCATTTTGTAGCTGGAGAGATTTGAGGTCCCATGAGCTTCTGTGATTTACATGAGGTCATACCGTTGCAGTGACAAGGCAGAAGCCAGCATGCCATGGCATAAACCTACAGCATACAAGGTGTTCTCTCCTATATCCATCTAGATACCATTCTCTCCTCTACCTATCTAGATGTCATTCTTTCCTCTACCCATCTAGATAGCATTCTCTCCTATACCTATCCAGATATCATTCTTTTGGTCTCCCAAGAGATCAGAAAGGGGTAAGGAAAAAAGGGGAATTCTTTTTCCCttgattttcttatattatttgaCACTGGTAAAACTGACCAGGCTTCTGGCAAAGTAAccacaaatatttacatttaatagaaACCAAAACccatgtttttcttaaaaaaaaaaaaaaaaagcaacagttcAGACTTTTGTTAACTTACGAAATGCCCTCATCTCAGCACAATACTTAAGGAACCACTTGACTGGGACccaatttttatgaattttaaaggaagaatgaaaatagaaaggcaatatttaaatatgaaaatcagctCCTAAGTACCTAATACTCCTCAATGATATGCAAATGGTAGAAACAACAGATCAAGGGCGAAGAGAGGATGAACCCAGGGAGAGGCAGGTGTGGAAAGAGTGTGCGCAGCGTACGAGTGAGGTCCCTTCACCAGACAAGCCACTCTGGGATTCAGACACCAGCCATGGTATTTTCCAGAGAATGCTGGCGTGTTTATTGCCCAGCAGGCCCTGCCCTGCAGCCTGAGAGCAGCTACGAGCCTTTCCAAGTTGGCAACCCCCCAACAGCCAGAACAAtgattgcttttctcttgctataaTGATGCTGTCTAGTTCATCAGAgatccattttgtatttttcattgagTCCAAAGCACGTTGTTTCCTTCAGAAGAAATCCTATCATgttttatacactttaaaaaacaatCGATCTGGTAAATTAGTAAAGATAGGAAAATTCGGATGAGAAAGCAAGGAGTTTCTCCTAGAATCTCATTAGtttatctgaaataaaatgtatttttaaaaatcctacacATATAAAATGGCACATGCATGAGTCCAAATATTTCTTGGCTAAACAGTGTCTTAGGGAGACAGCTCTGGTGCCATAGTAAAGCCTCATGCTTTAcctttcattcactcactcatccatttattcatctcatatatacttattgagcatttactctcTGTTCTAAGCACTGAGGAGCAGTTAATGAGATAGAAAATAACCCTGGCTTCATGGAACAAATGCAGAGGAGACCTAGAACAAACCCATGCAAATAGGTAAATATCCTAATTCCACATGGCGAAAAACTCTTTAAAGGAAAAGCAGGGTGGTGTGCTGGCCAATGACCGGGAGTATCAGCACTGCTGACACCTGAAAGCTGAGATCTGGCTAAGGGGAAGGAGGCTGTGTAGGCCTGGAGTAGGCAGGAGGGTGGCCAAGGCAAAGATCCTGGGGTAAGGGCAAGCTTGACAAatttcaaggaaagaaagaacagcagTGTGGACTAATAGCTATTGTGGTAAAGATGTAATAAGATGATGTGTGCAAAAGAACTTAACGGACCACAGAGTGATACCATGGAAAGGTATCACTTAGTGGTGCTAGAACATGTGAATTATCACATAAAGAACATcatcctgggccaggcatggtggctcctgcctataatcccagcactttgggaggccaaggcggggaagatagcttgagctgtggagttggagaccagcctgggcaacataacaagaccctgtctccacaaaaatttctgaaaaaattagcctagcgtggtggtgtgcacttgtagtcccagctactcaggaggctgaggtgggaggattacttgagactaggaggtctaggcttcagtaagccatgatggctcacctgcactccagcctgggccacacagcgagaccctgtctcaaaaaaagaaaaaaaaaaaaagaacatccttCTGCATTTGGAAAGGACTAGAGTGAGAACTACATATATTCATTCCAGTTTTCATCTTCTACTTCCTAATAAAAAGTGGCTGGTTATTCTAAAGACCTTTCAAATATGACACATTTCTTTTGCATGAAATACGGAGTTATACGTACCTGGAATCCTATTGAGTGTCACCCAGAAATGCTCATCAGGACTGAAAGTGTCCTTGGACCACTGGAGCAAATCAACAGCCCGTGGGTCATGCAGAACAAAGTTGGCAAACTCTCTTGATAGAGCCACATAGGCAGAGCCAAAGTAAATCGTGAGATTATGGGGGGGAGGTGGTTTCAATGCTGTTGTTCTTATCACATATGAAAGCTCTTTGCCCAGGTGCTCTTGGTGGACATATTTAGTCCGTCCAATTGCATGAGCTGGGGGCAGCACCCCTGGGGTgatatttttacctttaaatcCTTTCAGATACTGAACTATTTCCTTGTTGGTTTTCAGGGGGAAGTCTTGCCCACAGGTGTTGATAACGTACTTCCATGAGACCTCCAAGGCAGAAAGATCTTTGACGCAGTTCAGGTCAGCCTGGAGCCTGGAGATCCCACCGTAGACAACTGGTTCCATCTTGGAAGCCAGAAAAGCGTTTGGGAAGCAGCTCAATAGTTGCTCTACCGCATCTTTAAATTCGGTTGTTGCTTTTTCATCCACATGAATACAGTAGATATTTTGGGGCATGTAAATAGCCCTGAAGAGCCTTGCAAAGGTGTCAAAATGATGATGGATGACCATTATATACGCCAAGGGAAAGTCATCTTCTTCCTTAGATAAAGGGGCTGTGATGTAGTGGCTCTGGGTCAAGTATTCCTTGCAAGAagacttttcatggatcattagTTTGTTTTTCCACAGGAAACGTGTTTTTCCATTGATAAAAGATGTGCAAACTTGAGTCAGCATCAAAGGGTCTGAGATATTTAGCCTCTGGAAGCTTTGATCTCCCCCAAAATTGAACACAGAGAAGACGATAAAAATAATTACACTAGAGACAGAAATTACAAAGAGGTAACGCATTGATAAAGGCATGCCTCCAAGAAGGGTGAAATGTCAGAGACCGTCAAAATCTGTAAGTCTTTGTTCCAAACTCACTTGTTTCCCTGAGTTCTTATTTTGGGACATATTCCAGTCACTCCTGCCCTGTTGCAGACGCTGGGAATTGATTCCGTTTCATCCCGAGAGTCCAGCTGCTGTCTCTGTCCCCGTGCCGATATTACAGCCAGATCCCGCCTCTCTCTCAAACCTCCTTTGTTTAAATCCCCGTGGCAGGTTGCTGAAGCCcagccttccctcctccctctgcctccccgtTTGCATCTGCTAGCTGTTTGGCTAAAACTCCGGTAACTCTCTTTCCCCCGGCAGATTTCGTTTCCCAGATCTCCTGTCTTTCATTTCCCATGCCACCCCCGCCCCCTGGTTATTGCCATTCAGGGAATGAGCGCAGTGAAAGCCAGAGTTGAAGTGATGAGCTCTGGCAGGCGTGCTGCTTCCTGCTAGTCCCCTAGCAGGCGGCTGGACTTGCCCTCTCTTGTTGTTCGTGGCAAGGATCCACAGCCTGGCCTCTCGGCTCTCCCAGCGCAACCCACGGGATAGAAAATAGCTTCTGTTTTCCAATGCGCTGTTTCATGAAACCTGACACAAGTGacatctcaaataaaagaaagccTCATCCACCCCAGCTCCATTGTAATGCTTTTTTGGCCCCACCCCACTGTTTTTCAAAACAAGAGCTTACTGCAGGAGGAGTTCCTGTCCCTGGGGGTCTGAAATTGCTGGGGCACCTTGGGCTCCTGACCGAAACGAACCCCTCTCCTCTCACTTCCAGCATCGGCTGTGGTGTTTGTATTAGAATACTGGGGTCAAACGAACAAGTCGTGAGCTACATCCACTGAGTCAGATGAGACCTTAGAACTTCATGGGAAATCATTTGAATCTTGGTCACAAATGATGCTCAGACAGGGGAGCATCATTTTTCTTTAGGAGTAGAATATGCAATCACCTAATATTTAAAAGCATTATTCGGAAGAACAGCTTGGGATTGGATTTTTCTTTATCATAAATTTTAGATCATTCTCTTTGCTCTACTCCATAGAAGATGCAAAGAATTAGATTGAtctgctttctcattttcttgttttctacttGACCTGAAAATCCATCATGACACTGAATGCTCAGAAGTGTCATATGCCTGCCCAGTTAAGCTTATGGACCACCTAGGAAGCGAATGTTGTTATCCCCTCTTTGTAAATATAGTGGTCTTCTGGCCAAGGAGTATCAGGCTGTTTTACTTGGAAGGTTCTTGTCTTCATCTTTCCACTTTCCCACCAACtaactcttatttattttttatttttttattttttttgagacggagtctcgctctgacgcccaggctggagtgcagtggcgccatctccgctcactgcaagctccgcctcccgggatcccgccattctcctgcctcagcctcccgagtagctgggactacaggcgcccgccacctcgcccggctagttttttatatttttagtagagacagggtttcaccgtgttagccaggatggtctcgatctcctgacctcgtgatccaaagtgctgggattacaggcttgagccaccgcgcccggcctcccaccaactaatttttaatgaaatgtagATGAATGCATTTTATGTGGTATCCTCTGGAAATGGCTTGCAAAACACCAACTTAACCATTGACTGCCTGCCTCACTGTTTACCTGACCTCAACAACTCAGTGCCTCAACCCCAACACATTCACTACCCCACCCCATGAAGAAAGAATGTCCTTTAAtgcacattttcttccatttgaaaaGTCTCTACCCTGCCATGAATGGAATTGACAGGACAACACACGGATTCCTTGTCTTCACAATGGGCAGGAAAGCCAGCGCTACCCTCATGGGATTCAGGGCACCCTGAACTCCGACAGAATGACACATCATTTCCTGAGCACACTGTCGCTTCCATTCTTCTAGCTctcattgtttacatttttcatgAGTTTCCAGCTTGTACatta
Above is a genomic segment from Piliocolobus tephrosceles isolate RC106 chromosome 5, ASM277652v3, whole genome shotgun sequence containing:
- the GCNT2 gene encoding N-acetyllactosaminide beta-1,6-N-acetylglucosaminyl-transferase isoform X3, which encodes MPLSMRYLFVISVSSVIIFIVFSVFNFGGDQSFQRLNISDPLMLTQVCTSFINGKTRFLWKNKLMIHEKSSCKEYLTQSHYITAPLSKEEDDFPLAYIMVIHHHFDTFARLFRAIYMPQNIYCIHVDEKATTEFKDAVEQLLSCFPNAFLASKMEPVVYGGISRLQADLNCVKDLSALEVSWKYVINTCGQDFPLKTNKEIVQYLKGFKGKNITPGVLPPAHAIGRTKYVHQEHLGKELSYVIRTTALKPPPPHNLTIYFGSAYVALSREFANFVLHDPRAVDLLQWSKDTFSPDEHFWVTLNRIPGVPGSMPNASWTGNLRAIKWSDMEDSHGGCHGHYVHGICIYGNGDLKWLVNSPSLFANKFELNTYPLTVECLELRHRERTLNQSETAIQPSWYF